The genomic region TTCCTCCGGAGCCATCAGGTTGACACTGCCGAGGTCTTTCAGCTGTTTGCGCAACTCGGCAAGTTCCGTCCGTAAATCCATCGGGGAAGCGGTGATTTTATACATCCGCTCTTCAAATTCCATCAATTCACGCGAATGGGTTTCTCTAAAGTTGTCTTTGACGTTTTTGATTTCGATTTCAAGAGTTGCCGTATCGACATAATACTTTTCGATGAGTGAATTATGCTTGGCAAGTTCCGCATTGAGCGTTTTCAGCGTCCCTTCGTTGCTCGAAAGCTCGTTGTTGCGGGAGGTGATTTCTTTTTCCAGCTGCTCGAGCGCTTCGGTCAACTGCCGCCCCTTGCGGTCAATCGACGCAATTTCTCCTTCAATTTCGAGGAGCTGTTCTTTTACCTCGTCAAAGCGTTTTTGCTCCGTATACAGCTCGTTTTCAAGATCGCGGAGCGCGTTTTGCTGTACCGTCAATTCTTTCCGCAAAAACGCCGCTTGCTGCTCGGCAGCGTCTGATTCAGCCTTCATCTTGGTTTTATGGATACGGAGATCTTCCAACGTTTTCCGGTACTCGTTTATTTTTACTGCGAGCTGCTCGTTTTCGGTATGTAGACTTGCTATCTTTTTTCGTTTTTCTTCTATTGTATTTCGATTTGCTTCGATTGCCGCATCAATACTGCGCTTTTGAGTGATAATACCTTCCGGTGCTAAAAAATCGTCGATAAAACTTGCAGAAGATTTTTTGTACTCCTGCAAATATGTTTCCAGCGATTCGGTTAAGCCGAGCAGCTCGGTAAACGACTGTACGGCATTGTCGGCAAACAGCGCAGTCTCTTTTTCAGTATGATCGCTGAGTGCGGCAAAGTCCGAAAAGATATTCTTGCGGCCGTTTAACAGCACCTTGATTTGACTGATGCAGTCAAAAACCTGTTGTTCCAGCTTGCCGCGTCCCTGCGCCGAATAACCTGCTGCGGAAAGGTTCTTATCCAGTTCCGTAACGATGTCTTCGGTGATGGCGCGGAGCTCGGTTTCCATACCGGCGCGTTTTTTATCGAGGTCTTCAATCTGTTCCTGCAGCGTCATACGGGCGGTGTCGTTATCGGTAATTTTTTGCGACGCAAGCCGGAGACTTTCTTCAAAGTCATCGATATTTTTTTGAATATCCTGCACTTTCTTTTTAAAGTCGTGCACCTTCGCATCCTGCTCTCCGGCGTCCTCTTCAAGGTTTTCGATACGCTCTTCAAGCCCCGTCTTGCGCAGCTCCAGCTGACCGAGTTTGGTTTTAAGCTCGGTTTGCCGCTCTGCCTGTAAACGCGCCTGATTTTCCTTTCCGCGCTTTTCGATGGCAAGTCCGTAAATCTCTTTTTGATGTTCGTCGAGCTTTTTTTCCAAGCTGTTGACTTCGTCCATGTTCTCGGAAAGCATTGTATGGATGGAATCGATTTTGGTCTGTACATCATCGCGCTTAGCTTTGGCTTCTTTTATGCTTTCCTCGCGTTGTGCGTAGTCGTCGGTGAATTTTTTAAGGCGCAACAGCTGGATATCGAGGTCGTGTTCAAAGATGGCATCCCGCAGCGACCGGTGCTTGACGGTTTTTTCCGCCTGTACTTTCAGAACATCGTAGGAGCGGCGTACCTCTCCCAATACGCCTTCCACTTGACGCATATTTTCTTCGGTCTTTTGCAGTTTTCGCTCCGCTTCGGCACGGCGTACTTTAAATCGCGTAATACCGGCGGCTTCTTCAAACAAATAGCGGCGGTCTTCCGGCTTGCTGGAAAGAATTTGGTCGATCTTTCCCTGCTCCATGACTGAATACGCCGCCTTTCCGACACCCGTATCCCAAAAAAGCTCCCGCAGCTCTTTGAGCCGCACCGGCGTATTATTGATAAAATATTCGCTTTCTCCCGACCGGTAGAGCCTGCGCTTTATGGCAATTTCACTTACTTCAAGATTTAACAATCCGTTTTCGTTGCTGATAGTCAGCGTAACTTCCGCCACATTGAGCGCCTTCCGCGACTCGGTGCCGTTAAAGATAACGTCTTCCATCTTCTCCGCACGGAGCGTTTTTGACGCCTGCTCACCCAACACCCACTTCATCGCATCGACGACATTGCTTTTACCGCAGCCGTTCGGGCCGAGCAAGGCGGTAATACCTTCCGCAAATTCTATCCGCGTCCTATCCGCAAACGATTTAAATCCGAATATTTCAAGACTTTTAAGAAACACCCTGTCTATTAACTCCTCAAGAACTTGCCGTTTCCCATTCATTCAAGATAATCGGCAATCTTTTGTATTTTATACTTTTTTGAGGATATTGTGAACATCCGGCCGAAGGAAATTTTATGCTGTTATGGAAAATAGATCTAAAGGGCATCTCTAAAAACCTCAGTTTTTAGAGATGCCCTAAACTCTTACTAAGCAGGTCAAAAAGAAGTATAGTGAATATGGACGTTTATTTTCAGCCGCTGAAATAGCGCGGCTGAAAAACACTGCGAGTTTGCCATTCGGCAAACATCGTAGATTATATGTGCGCTATCGCGCACTAATTGAACAACTTCCAAAATTGACACTTTGTTCAGTTGTTCAATTTTAAGGGAGGATAGAAAGCAGCAGATGCGGAAAAAAGTACTCGGAGGGATAGGTTTTGTGTGTCTGATTTTGATGCTCTTTTTATTTGCATTCGGACGATCTTTTCCTTCGTATATACGAATAGATACACCTACATATCCGAATAGTTTCGTTTTGAACCTTGACGATAATTTATTTTACCGGCAAACACTGAATAATTGCAGCCCTTATTCGGTGATGGCTGTAATTAACGTTTTAAAAAGCGAAGTAATCTCTCCTGAACTGCTTGCAAAGGAAATGAGATGGCGAATGCATAAAAATTTAACATTCCCTATAGGATTAATAGAACTCCTACATAGATACGGTATAGGGGCAACAGAGTATATTTTAAACGGTAAAACAAGTGATACAAAGATTCATTGGATAAAAGAAACGATTGCAAAAGGTTCTCCCATAATTATGCTCATAAAAATCAATCATGTTCAACATTATGTGACAGTCTTAGGGTATGATGAGCATGGTTTTATGTTGTATGATTCACTGCAAAAGAAAAATATTGAAAATGGACGAAAAACTTTTATTGATGAAGGCTGTCTTGTTGGTAATAGATATTATTCGCATGAAGAATTAATCGATTTATGGAATAATGGCGGATATAAAATATTTTTCAAGAACTGGGCTATAGTTTGTAATCGGTATTAAATCGCTTTTTATAACGCTTACAGTGAAGATAATAATAAGTAAAAGCAAGCAAGAAAATCAACATACAGAGGCAGAACACACGATATAAAAACAATTTTCCCAAGAACTAATTGTAAGTACGGGGAGTACCCGATTTACAGTCCTCCGAGGAAGATGCCGGCAATAACTAAAATCAGGCATACGGGCACAAAGACATATTGCATATAGGGGGCGTACCACTTACCGACCTTATGCTTGGCATGAAGGTTGATATCCTCAAGTGTTCGCTGTGCCCCATATACCCAAAAGATAACAAAGGCCGCCGTAACTGCTGCGAGCGGAAAAATGATGATGGCAATGGTGTCGGTAAAGGTGCCGAATACCCTCATGTCAAAGTTGAGGGGTACGGCGATACCGGCTGCTAACACGGTGATAATAATCGCAGCCTTTTTTCTGCCGATTCTGAATTTTGACATCAGCGACTCAACCGGGACTTCAAGCATAACAATTGAAGAGGTGAGGGCGGCAAACAGTGCGCAGAGGAAGAAGAGGATGCCGAAGATATAGCCTGCCGGCATGTGTGCGATAATGTTAGGTACGGCAATAAAGAGGAGCGCGGCTCCCGCCTGCGGATTGATTCCAAGCGAATATGCGACCGGAACGGTAAACAGGGCGCACATTATCGAAGCAAGAAAATCCAAGCCTGCCGTTTGGCGGGCGGTACGAGGAACATCGGAACCCTCCGGCATATAGCTTCCGTATACAAGCATTGCAGCTCCGCCGAGACTGAGGGTAAAGAATGCCATGCCCAGCGCATATATCCAGATTCTGAAATGACCGAATACTTCCCACTTAGGTCTCAGCATTATGGCAACTCCGCGTAACGCTCCCGGCAGGGTGAGTGCACGGATAACCATCACGGTAACAACGATGTAAAAAGTTGCCATCATCACGGTGGTAAAGCGTTCGATGCCTTTTTGAATGCCGAGACTGACGATCAGCGCCGTTGCAACAAGGGCTGCGAGCGTCCACGGAATATTGGCGGGCGTTCCTGCAAAGGATTCGAAAAAAGCAGGATGCAGCACTGGAAATGTATTGGTAATCGCCAATACAAGATAACGCAGTATCCATCCGATGATAACGGTGTAGAACGATAAAATGCCGATAAGGGCTACGACCGGAAACCAGCCGATACCGCGGAGTAGGGGATTCACGGTTTTTTGCGCAATAACCGATTCAAAGGCAAGTACCGGCCCCTTACGCATCTTGCGTCCGAATGCATATTCTCCCATCAACCCAAAGGCGGAAAAGCCGAATAAAAAAATGAGGTACGGAATAAGAAACGTGATGCCGCCGAACTCCGCTAAGCGGGCGGGAAACATCCAAATATTTGCTAAGCCCATTGCCGAGCCTACGCAGGCAAGGAGCATTCCAATGTTTGTTTTAAAAAGTTCTCGTTTTTGTTTCATCCGTAACCTCAATCGGGTAAACACATCAGGCAGAGTCAAATAAATTCTACATAATAATATAGGCAATGAGACCATTTGAGCCGCGAAGTGGTTCAAATTTGGTTGAACAGCCTATATTATTATGCGGGGATAGTCAAAAGCAGCCCGATGCGTTTACCTTGCTTCTTTAAAAGCGGCGCCTACCGCATTCATATCCTCGATAAACCGAGGGTAGGATATTCTTACACAATCAAAATCTTCTATACAAGAGGTTTCGGAAAATTTTTCGGTATTTTCTCTCGTTGTATCCGATTGTTGTTCGCTGTGATAACGTGCGGCAATTCCACAGGCTGCGACGGCGAGCATCATCGCGATGCGGTGATCACCACGGCTCCGTACCCGTGCGGGATGGAGTTTCTGTCTGCCGCTGCCGTTTGCAGTGCTGCTATTTCCACCACTGCCGTCGATGCCGCCGATGCGGAGAAAATCTTCCCCTTGGGTGATATCCGCTCCTAATTTTGCGAGTTCTTCCACCGAGGCAGCAAGCCGGTCGCATTCTTTAAAGCGGCACACACCGGCGTTGAGCAGCCGTGTTTCTCCCGTACAAAACACGGCGGCAGCGGCGAGGATGGGAACCGCATCGGGGATATCCGCACAGTCGAAGCGTCCGCCTTTTAGTGTGCCGGATATGGGAAATACCGAAACCGTGCGGCGCTCCGTATCGCAGCGGATGTCCGCTCCCATTGCTTTGAGGATCGAAAGCGCCTGTGAATCTCCCTGCGTGTCTGCGGGGTCGAGGTTGGTCAACGTAAGCGCCGCATTGCAGATGACGGCTGCTGTCAGAGGAAAGAGGGCGGACGACCAATCGCCTGGTATCGTTTGCGTAAAGGCACGATAGCGCTGTCCGCCTGCAACCTCAAAATAGCAATCGCCGCGGTTTAGTACCTCGATACCGGCAACACGCAGCCAAGCACAGGTCATCCTGAGATACGGCCGTTCCCCGGCCTTGTTAAAGGTAATGCGGCTCATCCCGTTTAAAAGCGGTGCTGCAAGGAGGAGCCCCGTTACGGGTTGGGAAAAGGGGCCGTCGAGTTGATATGCTCCGGCCGGCAGCGGGCCGCAAAAACGAAGCGGCGGGACTTCCATGCTGCCTGTACCGTTTTTAATACTTGCCGCCGAGTACGGGATACCCGCCTGCCGGTATACCGAAAGGAGCGGTTCTACGGGGCGGCTCCGAAGGGATTCATCTCCAGTGAGACACACCGGGATATCAGTGGCGGCAAGGATCATGCCTAAAAAGTAGAGGAGGGAACCAGAATTGCCGAGGTCGAGGACGAGTTCTGTTGGTTTGTCACTTTGCTCGCTGTGTCCGATGTTTGTGCCAGCTGCATCGCGCTCTGCGGAGGCGAGGAGACCGCCGGATGGCGGCGTAACTTTGAGTACAAGCGGATTATTCGATACTTCCGTAATGGTAACGCCAAGCTGACGCAGTACCTGCACGGCGCTTTCCATGTCTCCGCTGATAAGGGGTGCGGTAATAAACGAAGTATCGTCCGCTAAAGAGGCGCAGATGAGGGCGCGGATCGTATGGCTTTTGGAAGAAGGCGCCGTCATCGTTCCACAAAAAGACGGCGTACTTACTCTGAGATTCATTATGGTATAGTTCGTTCCGTTATTCAGCTGTTTTCTTTGTTCGAGGCTTTTTTACCGCCGCTTTTTCGGTTTTTGTATCGGTCGTCTCTTCTGCAGCAGGCTCAGTCGCTGCTGTTCTTTTTTTGCTTACAGCGGACTTGGCTCTTGCAGGAGCCTTCGTGTCCGCAGCAGACTTAGCAGATGCAGCTTTTTTTGCCTTGGTGCTTGTAGCGGGTTTTGTTGCATCTGCTCCTTCTTCGCCTGCAATAGACTTGGCGCTTGCCCTTTTTTTTGTCTTGGTACTGCTAACGGGTTCTTCTGCATCCGCGGCGGATTTGGAAGCTCTGCTTGTTTTTTTTGCCGAGGATGTCTTCTTGGGTTTTTGTTCAGCGTTTTGCTCTGAGGCAGGCTGATCGGTTGTGCCGGTATCCTGCAAGAGGGCTTGTTCAAGCGCCTCGACACGTTCCGACGTTTCGTACTGTTTAAGCTGTACAACCTGCGCTTGTGCCTGCTCGAACCGTTTTGTGTTGCGGTACACACAGGCAAGGTCGTAATGCAGGTCGGGGCTGTCGGCAAAGGCTTCAAGTCCTGTCCGCAGTGTTACCTCTGCACGGGCATAGTCGCCTTTTTGAACGGATATGGATGCAATCAGCTGATATATCCGTACGGACGGCTGAATATCGAGCGCCTTAACCAAACCGTCATCGGCTTCGTTTAGAAGGAAGAGCGCATAGTCGTTTTCAGCCTTATCGGTGAGAAGCTCGGGATTTTTCGGATCGAGTTTTAATGCCTTATAGTACCACTGCTGCGCTTCTTCGCGGGCATCGTCGTCGGCAAATGCATTCGCTAAGGCATGGAACGCAGCTGCCCGATTCCGTTCTACCGCAAGGTCGGCAGTTCCGTTTTCAATATCGAAGAGCGGCAGGCACTTTGCAAGCTGTCCTTTCCTGCGTTGTACTTCAAGGTAGTTTACCAACAGGGATACCTCATCGGGCAGCAGCCTGCGCGCTTCCGCAACTGCCGCTTCCGCCTGTTCAATATCGTTTTCGCTCAATGCTGCTAATGCACGTAAATTATGCACCCAACCGTTTTGAGGATCGGCGGCGAGCGCTTGTTCCAATACCGGTTGATATTTTCCATTACTTAAATAGAGCGCTTCCGCTAACCGGAACTGATATAATCCGTATTCGGGTTCAAGGTCACACGCTTTTTTAAATGCTTTGACCGCCTCTTTCGGTTCATCTGTTTTGAGCAGCAGTCCGTACAGGTACCAGTCAGCGGAATCTTTTGAACCTTTTTTGCACGCCGTTTTTAATTTGAGCAAGGCATCATCGTATCTGCCCACTGCGTAAGCATATTTTCCGGCAATCGAAAGCGTTCGGGGATCATTCGGCGCTATACGTTCCAATATCGTAATAACTTCCGAGAGGTCATCGTAGGCTTCCTGCTGTAAAAACGCGCGCGCAGCCTGCATATATGCATCTACCGCTTCCGGCTTTTTCCCGCAATCGTAGAGTTCATTCGCCTGATGGAAGGCAAAAAGCCCCTGATTGGGACTGATTGTGAAAGCTCGCCGGTATGCTTCGGCCGCTTCTTGGTGCTTTCCCAGCGCATGGTATAAATGTCCTTCAAGGTTTGAGAGGAATGAGGATTGCGCCACCATCGGCTTTGGAACTTTTTGCAGTAAACGCTGTAAATCTTCATACCGTTCAGCCCGATAGTAAATGCCGCCGAGCTCCGCAAAAGCTTCCTCGTTGGAGGAATTCGCTTCCAAGACCGATTGAAATTCCCGCTCGGCTTCGTCAAGCATCCGCTGCGCAAAATAAATGCGGCCTGCCAGTATCCGATCCGCTTCTTCCGGCTCCTTTAACCGCGCTGCAGCCCGGAGCTGGAGCAGGGCAGGGACATACCGCCCCATCGCATAGAGCGTTTTTGCAAGGCTGATGCGGGCATCCGGCGGCACAGCAGAAAATTCGTTCGCTTCCGTGTATGCCGTTTCTACCGTCATCGGGATGGAGTTTAGTGAAAAGCGAGAAAGCTGCGCGGTAACCTGCGGGTAGCTTTCCCAGTTTTGAATCGCAAAGGCAATTTTTCCCGCTGCCTGAATGGTGTCATCCTCGCAGCAGGCAACCCAATGGCCGTTTATCAAAATGGTGATGGTCGTATTATTCGCGATCAGTTTTATTGAGTATGCACGTTTTGTATCCGTCTCTTCTTTATGATTTGAATGGTCTGAATAGGAATGATCTGGATCGGAGTGATCTGAACCATGATGATCGGCGTCGGAATGAGCGGAACCGGGGATTTTTACCCATCCTAGGAGGGGCATCGGAGTGCTGTTGACGACCGCATCGAGCCTTACCCATCCCGCATTGGAGATCATCAGCGCATAAAAGGTACTTTGGCTGATATAACGGAACAGGATTCCGGCAGCGAATCCTCCCGCCTTATCGGTTGGTGTATTCGACCCATCCGGCTTTTTTGCGGGTTCCGGCAAACGGATATCCGCTTCGATAATCACATCCTTATAGCGGAATACCGGATTGACCGTCCACGCATAGAGATGCTTCCGCTGCGCTTCGAG from Treponema vincentii harbors:
- a CDS encoding chromosome segregation SMC family protein → MFLKSLEIFGFKSFADRTRIEFAEGITALLGPNGCGKSNVVDAMKWVLGEQASKTLRAEKMEDVIFNGTESRKALNVAEVTLTISNENGLLNLEVSEIAIKRRLYRSGESEYFINNTPVRLKELRELFWDTGVGKAAYSVMEQGKIDQILSSKPEDRRYLFEEAAGITRFKVRRAEAERKLQKTEENMRQVEGVLGEVRRSYDVLKVQAEKTVKHRSLRDAIFEHDLDIQLLRLKKFTDDYAQREESIKEAKAKRDDVQTKIDSIHTMLSENMDEVNSLEKKLDEHQKEIYGLAIEKRGKENQARLQAERQTELKTKLGQLELRKTGLEERIENLEEDAGEQDAKVHDFKKKVQDIQKNIDDFEESLRLASQKITDNDTARMTLQEQIEDLDKKRAGMETELRAITEDIVTELDKNLSAAGYSAQGRGKLEQQVFDCISQIKVLLNGRKNIFSDFAALSDHTEKETALFADNAVQSFTELLGLTESLETYLQEYKKSSASFIDDFLAPEGIITQKRSIDAAIEANRNTIEEKRKKIASLHTENEQLAVKINEYRKTLEDLRIHKTKMKAESDAAEQQAAFLRKELTVQQNALRDLENELYTEQKRFDEVKEQLLEIEGEIASIDRKGRQLTEALEQLEKEITSRNNELSSNEGTLKTLNAELAKHNSLIEKYYVDTATLEIEIKNVKDNFRETHSRELMEFEERMYKITASPMDLRTELAELRKQLKDLGSVNLMAPEEFQEVKTRFDFLTGQINDLDKARSDLQRITDEIKAESTELFLVTYNKIKKNFHNMFRRLFGGGRAEIKLTDPKQVLESGIEIFAQPPGKKLENIGLLSGGEKSMTAVALLFATYMVKPSPFCLLDEIDAALDEQNVSRFVTALSGFANVSQYIVITHNKKTVLGANTMLGVTMEESGVSKLIAIKLDNDIELLKQEKAEEDADTFIEEDVEPEEGIYIPSRPPKRRHTIQEEQPDEHHRNDSDA
- a CDS encoding C39 family peptidase yields the protein MRKKVLGGIGFVCLILMLFLFAFGRSFPSYIRIDTPTYPNSFVLNLDDNLFYRQTLNNCSPYSVMAVINVLKSEVISPELLAKEMRWRMHKNLTFPIGLIELLHRYGIGATEYILNGKTSDTKIHWIKETIAKGSPIIMLIKINHVQHYVTVLGYDEHGFMLYDSLQKKNIENGRKTFIDEGCLVGNRYYSHEELIDLWNNGGYKIFFKNWAIVCNRY
- a CDS encoding sodium-dependent transporter produces the protein MKQKRELFKTNIGMLLACVGSAMGLANIWMFPARLAEFGGITFLIPYLIFLFGFSAFGLMGEYAFGRKMRKGPVLAFESVIAQKTVNPLLRGIGWFPVVALIGILSFYTVIIGWILRYLVLAITNTFPVLHPAFFESFAGTPANIPWTLAALVATALIVSLGIQKGIERFTTVMMATFYIVVTVMVIRALTLPGALRGVAIMLRPKWEVFGHFRIWIYALGMAFFTLSLGGAAMLVYGSYMPEGSDVPRTARQTAGLDFLASIMCALFTVPVAYSLGINPQAGAALLFIAVPNIIAHMPAGYIFGILFFLCALFAALTSSIVMLEVPVESLMSKFRIGRKKAAIIITVLAAGIAVPLNFDMRVFGTFTDTIAIIIFPLAAVTAAFVIFWVYGAQRTLEDINLHAKHKVGKWYAPYMQYVFVPVCLILVIAGIFLGGL
- the aroA gene encoding 3-phosphoshikimate 1-carboxyvinyltransferase, which codes for MNLRVSTPSFCGTMTAPSSKSHTIRALICASLADDTSFITAPLISGDMESAVQVLRQLGVTITEVSNNPLVLKVTPPSGGLLASAERDAAGTNIGHSEQSDKPTELVLDLGNSGSLLYFLGMILAATDIPVCLTGDESLRSRPVEPLLSVYRQAGIPYSAASIKNGTGSMEVPPLRFCGPLPAGAYQLDGPFSQPVTGLLLAAPLLNGMSRITFNKAGERPYLRMTCAWLRVAGIEVLNRGDCYFEVAGGQRYRAFTQTIPGDWSSALFPLTAAVICNAALTLTNLDPADTQGDSQALSILKAMGADIRCDTERRTVSVFPISGTLKGGRFDCADIPDAVPILAAAAVFCTGETRLLNAGVCRFKECDRLAASVEELAKLGADITQGEDFLRIGGIDGSGGNSSTANGSGRQKLHPARVRSRGDHRIAMMLAVAACGIAARYHSEQQSDTTRENTEKFSETSCIEDFDCVRISYPRFIEDMNAVGAAFKEAR
- a CDS encoding tetratricopeptide repeat protein, translated to MFKLYIDYFKSKIKNLRKPKEEIPIDYEEIVEEQWQADFSKPENCRFAAETGDGYTAAFTPPEPAGNNTGSITLEAQRKHLYAWTVNPVFRYKDVIIEADIRLPEPAKKPDGSNTPTDKAGGFAAGILFRYISQSTFYALMISNAGWVRLDAVVNSTPMPLLGWVKIPGSAHSDADHHGSDHSDPDHSYSDHSNHKEETDTKRAYSIKLIANNTTITILINGHWVACCEDDTIQAAGKIAFAIQNWESYPQVTAQLSRFSLNSIPMTVETAYTEANEFSAVPPDARISLAKTLYAMGRYVPALLQLRAAARLKEPEEADRILAGRIYFAQRMLDEAEREFQSVLEANSSNEEAFAELGGIYYRAERYEDLQRLLQKVPKPMVAQSSFLSNLEGHLYHALGKHQEAAEAYRRAFTISPNQGLFAFHQANELYDCGKKPEAVDAYMQAARAFLQQEAYDDLSEVITILERIAPNDPRTLSIAGKYAYAVGRYDDALLKLKTACKKGSKDSADWYLYGLLLKTDEPKEAVKAFKKACDLEPEYGLYQFRLAEALYLSNGKYQPVLEQALAADPQNGWVHNLRALAALSENDIEQAEAAVAEARRLLPDEVSLLVNYLEVQRRKGQLAKCLPLFDIENGTADLAVERNRAAAFHALANAFADDDAREEAQQWYYKALKLDPKNPELLTDKAENDYALFLLNEADDGLVKALDIQPSVRIYQLIASISVQKGDYARAEVTLRTGLEAFADSPDLHYDLACVYRNTKRFEQAQAQVVQLKQYETSERVEALEQALLQDTGTTDQPASEQNAEQKPKKTSSAKKTSRASKSAADAEEPVSSTKTKKRASAKSIAGEEGADATKPATSTKAKKAASAKSAADTKAPARAKSAVSKKRTAATEPAAEETTDTKTEKAAVKKPRTKKTAE